In Magnetospirillum sp. WYHS-4, a genomic segment contains:
- a CDS encoding MoxR family ATPase: MQAAREAIGRVLFGQDEVVSETLVTLLAGGHLLLVGVPGLGKTRLVETLGRVFGLTERRVQFTPDLMPADILGSEVLEEGESGRRSFRFIEGPVFCQLLMRASPRTQSALLQAMQERRVSVAGHYHDLPSPFHVLATQNPIEQEGTYPLPEAQLDRFFMQVDVGYPDLATERRILVATGSPDAEPAAVMTAADLLAAQRLVRRVPVGDSVAEAILALVRAGRPESSPLPEVARHVAWGPGPRASPRTQSALLQAMQERRVSVAGHYHDLPSPFHVLATQNP, encoded by the coding sequence ATGCAGGCGGCCAGGGAAGCCATCGGGCGGGTTCTGTTCGGCCAGGACGAGGTGGTCTCGGAAACCCTCGTCACCCTTTTGGCCGGCGGGCATCTGCTGCTGGTGGGCGTGCCGGGTCTCGGCAAGACGCGCCTGGTGGAAACCCTGGGCCGCGTCTTCGGCCTGACCGAGCGCCGCGTCCAGTTCACGCCCGACCTGATGCCGGCCGACATCCTGGGGTCCGAGGTGCTGGAGGAAGGCGAATCGGGCCGCCGCTCCTTCCGCTTCATCGAGGGACCGGTGTTCTGCCAACTCCTGATGCGCGCCAGCCCGCGCACCCAGTCGGCCCTGTTGCAGGCCATGCAGGAACGCCGGGTTTCCGTGGCCGGGCACTACCATGACCTGCCCAGCCCCTTCCACGTCCTGGCCACCCAGAACCCCATCGAGCAGGAAGGCACCTATCCCTTGCCCGAGGCCCAGTTGGACCGCTTCTTCATGCAGGTGGACGTGGGCTATCCGGACCTGGCAACCGAACGCCGCATCCTTGTCGCCACCGGCTCTCCGGATGCGGAACCGGCCGCCGTCATGACCGCCGCCGACTTGCTGGCCGCCCAGCGTCTGGTGCGCCGGGTGCCGGTGGGCGACAGCGTGGCCGAAGCGATCCTCGCCCTGGTGCGGGCCGGCCGTCCCGAATCGAGCCCGCTGCCCGAGGTGGCGCGCCATGTGGCCTGGGGGCCGGGGCCGCGCGCCAGCCCGCGCACCCAGTCGGCCCTGTTGCAGGCCATGCAGGAACGCCGGGTTTCCGTGGCCGGGCACTACCATGACCTGCCCAGCCCCTTCCACGTCCTGGCCACCCAGAACCC
- a CDS encoding RloB family protein — MLCEGKVTEPEYLRGYERLKRNVALELDIAREQGVPLTLVKAALERKKRAEREAKRTGDSFIAYDEVWCVFDVDEHPRINDAVQLAVANGICLAVSNPCFELWLLLHFRESPGPRHRDDMKRLLRDHLPGYDKHLQFDTVERGVENAVRRASRLDAEAAEVGERGRNPTSGVYNLTESIARDARLLDCRSQTARQRPNGIGDRP; from the coding sequence GTGCTGTGCGAAGGCAAGGTCACCGAACCTGAATACCTGCGCGGCTACGAAAGGCTAAAGCGCAACGTCGCCCTGGAATTGGACATTGCCAGGGAGCAGGGCGTCCCTTTGACCCTAGTCAAGGCAGCACTCGAGCGGAAAAAGCGGGCCGAAAGGGAGGCAAAGCGCACCGGCGATTCATTCATCGCCTATGACGAGGTCTGGTGTGTCTTCGACGTCGACGAACATCCCCGCATCAACGATGCCGTCCAACTGGCGGTGGCGAACGGCATCTGTCTCGCCGTGTCCAATCCGTGCTTCGAACTTTGGCTCCTCCTGCACTTCCGGGAAAGTCCCGGCCCTCGGCATCGAGATGATATGAAGCGACTCCTGAGAGACCATTTGCCGGGCTACGATAAGCATCTCCAGTTCGATACAGTCGAACGCGGGGTCGAGAATGCCGTTCGTCGAGCAAGCCGGCTGGACGCGGAAGCCGCCGAAGTGGGAGAGAGGGGGCGCAACCCCACAAGCGGCGTCTACAACCTAACCGAATCCATTGCACGGGACGCCCGATTGCTGGACTGTCGATCCCAAACCGCCCGGCAGCGGCCCAATGGAATAGGAGACCGGCCGTGA